From a region of the Bacteroidales bacterium genome:
- the rpsG gene encoding 30S ribosomal protein S7, translating into MRNQKKRNFGIQADPKHNDKMVTQFVNNIMLNGKKNTAYNIFYSALDIIEKRTKDEEATPLEIWKKAIENITPQVEVKSRRVGGATFQVPTEINFGRKMSISMKNMIKYSRARRGKSMSEKLAAEILDAYKEEGGAFKKKEETHRMAEANKAFAHFRF; encoded by the coding sequence ATGAGAAATCAAAAGAAAAGAAATTTCGGAATTCAAGCTGATCCGAAACATAATGACAAAATGGTAACCCAATTTGTTAATAATATAATGTTGAACGGTAAAAAAAATACAGCGTATAATATTTTTTATTCGGCATTAGATATTATTGAAAAACGAACAAAAGATGAGGAAGCAACTCCTCTTGAAATTTGGAAAAAAGCAATTGAAAATATAACTCCGCAGGTAGAAGTAAAAAGCAGAAGAGTAGGGGGTGCTACTTTTCAAGTACCGACAGAGATAAACTTCGGAAGAAAAATGTCGATCAGTATGAAAAATATGATCAAGTATTCCAGAGCAAGAAGAGGAAAATCTATGTCTGAAAAACTCGCTGCTGAAATTCTTGATGCATATAAAGAAGAAGGCGGAGCATTTAAAAAGAAAGAAGAAACACACAGAATGGCTGAAGCAAATAAAGCTTTTGCACATTTCAGATTTTAA
- the rplD gene encoding 50S ribosomal protein L4, which translates to MKLNVLNISGEETGKKVELADDIFNIEPNDHVIYLDVKQYLANQRQGTHKTKERGEIRGSTRKIKRQKGTGTARAGSMKNPILRGGGRMFGPRPRDYGFKLNKKVKQLAKKSVLSYKAKNKNIFVVEDIDFQAPKTKEFVNFQNNLKINEKKSLLVLSNKNKNIYLSARNLKRSKVLTVSELTTYDVLNSETLVLTESSIDRINKNFGLTEEK; encoded by the coding sequence ATGAAACTTAATGTATTAAATATATCCGGTGAAGAAACCGGTAAAAAGGTTGAATTAGCAGATGATATTTTTAATATCGAACCTAACGATCATGTTATTTATCTTGATGTAAAACAATATCTAGCTAATCAAAGACAAGGTACTCATAAAACTAAAGAAAGAGGAGAGATAAGAGGAAGTACCAGAAAAATTAAAAGACAAAAAGGGACAGGTACAGCTCGTGCAGGCAGCATGAAAAATCCTATTTTAAGAGGTGGAGGAAGAATGTTCGGACCAAGACCAAGAGATTACGGATTTAAGTTGAATAAAAAAGTTAAGCAATTAGCTAAAAAATCAGTTTTATCTTATAAAGCAAAAAATAAAAATATTTTTGTCGTAGAAGATATTGATTTTCAGGCTCCTAAAACAAAAGAGTTCGTTAATTTTCAAAATAATTTAAAAATTAATGAGAAAAAATCGCTTTTAGTTTTATCTAATAAAAATAAAAATATATATTTGTCAGCTCGAAATTTGAAGAGGTCAAAAGTCTTAACGGTTTCAGAATTAACAACTTACGATGTGTTAAACAGTGAAACTTTAGTCTTAACAGAAAGCTCAATTGACCGAATTAATAAGAATTTTGGATTAACAGAAGAAAAATAA
- the rpsL gene encoding 30S ribosomal protein S12 yields the protein MPTIQQLIRKGRKKVNRKSKSPALNSSPQKRGVCVRVYTTTPKKPNSAMRKVARVRLTNGKEVNAYIPGEGHNLQEHSIVLVRGGRIKDLPGVRYHIVRGTLDTQGVDDRTQRRSKYGTKRPKK from the coding sequence ATGCCCACAATTCAACAGTTAATAAGGAAAGGAAGAAAAAAAGTTAATAGAAAAAGTAAGTCTCCTGCACTTAATTCAAGTCCTCAAAAAAGAGGTGTGTGTGTAAGAGTTTATACAACAACCCCTAAAAAGCCTAATTCAGCTATGCGTAAAGTAGCAAGAGTAAGGTTAACAAACGGCAAAGAAGTTAATGCATACATTCCGGGTGAAGGACATAATTTACAGGAACACTCTATTGTACTTGTAAGAGGCGGCAGAATAAAAGATTTACCCGGTGTTCGTTATCACATTGTCAGAGGAACATTAGATACACAAGGTGTAGATGACAGAACTCAAAGAAGATCAAAATACGGTACAAAAAGACCTAAAAAATAG
- the rpsQ gene encoding 30S ribosomal protein S17 translates to MEQRNLRKERIGIVTGDKMQKSITVAVRRRFKHPVYGKFITKIKKYIAHDEEDTCKMGDTVRIAETRPISKRKKWRLVEIIERAK, encoded by the coding sequence ATGGAACAAAGAAATCTAAGAAAGGAAAGAATAGGTATTGTAACCGGTGATAAAATGCAAAAATCTATCACTGTTGCTGTACGAAGAAGATTTAAGCATCCTGTTTACGGTAAGTTCATTACAAAAATCAAAAAGTATATTGCTCACGATGAGGAAGATACATGTAAAATGGGTGATACCGTAAGAATTGCTGAGACAAGACCGATCAGTAAAAGAAAAAAATGGAGATTAGTTGAAATTATTGAAAGAGCTAAGTAA
- the rpmC gene encoding 50S ribosomal protein L29, with product MKNSEIRELTTKEILERLDNEKVSKVSLKMNHKISDLENPHQITESKRFIARLKTELRQREINENKSK from the coding sequence ATGAAGAATTCTGAAATTAGAGAATTAACAACTAAAGAAATTCTGGAAAGATTAGATAATGAGAAAGTAAGTAAGGTCAGTTTAAAGATGAATCATAAAATTTCTGATCTTGAAAATCCTCATCAAATAACTGAATCAAAAAGATTTATAGCTCGTTTAAAAACAGAGTTAAGACAAAGAGAAATTAACGAAAATAAATCTAAATAA
- the rpsS gene encoding 30S ribosomal protein S19, producing the protein MSRSLKKGPYINFKLERRVVEMSESGKKKVIKTWARNSMISPDFVGHTIAVHNGKKFIPVYVTENMVGHRLGEFSPTRTYRGHKKKK; encoded by the coding sequence ATGAGCAGATCACTCAAAAAAGGACCATATATCAACTTTAAACTTGAAAGAAGAGTTGTTGAAATGTCAGAGTCCGGAAAGAAAAAAGTAATAAAAACATGGGCCAGAAATTCTATGATTTCGCCGGATTTCGTTGGCCATACTATTGCAGTACATAACGGGAAAAAATTTATTCCTGTATATGTAACAGAAAATATGGTGGGACACAGATTAGGAGAATTCTCACCAACCAGAACTTATAGAGGACATAAAAAGAAAAAATAA
- the rplP gene encoding 50S ribosomal protein L16, translated as MLQPKKTKYRKQQKGRMKGNSTRGTTIAFGSFAIKSLETAWVTGRQLEAARQAVTRYMKREGNIWIRVFPDKPVTKKPAEVRMGKGKGEPELFVARVKPGRILFEADGVPEVIAKEAMRLAAQKLPVKTKFIVRRDYIENS; from the coding sequence ATGTTACAACCAAAAAAGACAAAATACAGAAAGCAGCAAAAAGGCAGAATGAAAGGTAATTCTACAAGAGGAACTACAATTGCGTTTGGTTCTTTTGCTATAAAATCTCTTGAAACTGCTTGGGTAACAGGAAGACAACTGGAAGCTGCAAGACAAGCTGTTACCAGATATATGAAAAGAGAAGGTAATATTTGGATCAGAGTTTTTCCTGATAAACCGGTAACTAAAAAACCTGCTGAGGTAAGGATGGGTAAAGGAAAAGGTGAACCTGAATTGTTTGTTGCAAGAGTAAAACCGGGAAGAATATTGTTTGAAGCAGACGGAGTACCTGAGGTAATTGCAAAAGAAGCTATGAGACTTGCCGCACAAAAATTACCCGTAAAAACTAAATTTATTGTACGTAGAGATTACATTGAAAATTCATAA
- the rplB gene encoding 50S ribosomal protein L2 yields MAVKKIKPVTPGQRGKIVNTFEELTTSKREKSLVKGKNKSGGRNNQGRMTMRYIGGGHKKAYRIIDFKRDKDGVPATVKTIEYDPNRSAFIALVFYADGEKRYIIAPNGLKVGDKIVSGKEVSPEVGNTLFLSDIPLGTVVHNVELQPKKGAEMARSAGSYAQLISREGKFAVLKLPSGEIRKVLASCRATIGTVSNSDHALLKSGKAGRTRWQGRRPRVRGVAMNPVDHPMGGGEGKSSGGHPRSRNGVLAKGFKTRGKKASDKYIVERRKTKKRKK; encoded by the coding sequence ATGGCAGTAAAGAAAATAAAACCGGTAACACCCGGACAGAGGGGGAAAATAGTAAATACCTTTGAAGAACTTACAACTTCAAAGCGTGAAAAATCATTAGTTAAAGGTAAGAATAAAAGCGGAGGAAGAAATAATCAAGGACGTATGACCATGCGTTATATTGGCGGCGGTCATAAAAAAGCTTACAGAATTATTGATTTTAAAAGAGATAAAGACGGAGTTCCTGCAACTGTTAAAACAATTGAATATGATCCTAACCGATCAGCTTTTATAGCATTGGTGTTTTATGCTGACGGTGAAAAAAGATATATCATTGCACCAAATGGTTTAAAAGTAGGAGATAAGATAGTATCAGGTAAAGAAGTATCACCTGAAGTCGGTAATACTTTGTTTTTATCAGATATTCCTTTAGGAACTGTTGTTCACAATGTCGAATTGCAACCTAAAAAGGGAGCTGAAATGGCAAGAAGTGCCGGGTCATATGCCCAATTGATTTCAAGAGAAGGAAAATTTGCTGTTCTTAAATTGCCGTCAGGAGAGATTAGAAAAGTACTTGCATCTTGCAGAGCAACAATCGGAACGGTTTCTAACTCTGATCATGCATTATTGAAATCAGGGAAAGCCGGAAGAACAAGATGGCAAGGAAGAAGACCAAGAGTAAGAGGAGTAGCAATGAATCCTGTTGACCATCCTATGGGTGGAGGAGAAGGTAAATCTTCAGGAGGACATCCGAGATCAAGAAACGGTGTACTTGCTAAAGGATTTAAGACCAGAGGTAAAAAAGCATCAGATAAATATATTGTTGAAAGAAGAAAAACTAAGAAACGTAAGAAATAA
- the rplW gene encoding 50S ribosomal protein L23: MNILIEPIITEKMTEISEKLNQYGFIVEKKANKVEIKKAVEKYYNVTVENVNTMVYGGKRKNRFTKTGLIKGKKKSFKKAVVTLVDGDTIDLYSNI, from the coding sequence ATGAACATCCTTATTGAACCAATAATAACCGAAAAAATGACTGAAATAAGTGAAAAACTTAATCAGTACGGATTTATTGTTGAAAAAAAAGCAAATAAAGTTGAAATTAAAAAGGCTGTTGAGAAGTATTATAATGTTACGGTTGAGAATGTTAATACCATGGTTTACGGAGGTAAAAGGAAAAACCGATTTACAAAGACAGGTTTGATTAAAGGTAAAAAGAAGTCTTTTAAAAAAGCTGTCGTTACATTAGTTGACGGCGATACTATTGATTTATACAGCAATATTTAA
- the rpsC gene encoding 30S ribosomal protein S3 yields MGQKINPISNRLGIIRGWDSNWFGGDKYADKIKEDSKIRKYLQTRLAKAGISRIIIDRTLKLITVTITTSRPGIIIGKGGQEVDKLKEELKKITGGKDIQINIFEIKKPELDAVIVAENIAKQIEGNIAYRRAVKMAISSSMRMGAEGIKVMVSGRLNGAEMARNEMYKEGRTPLHTLRADIDYHIAEALTKVGLVGVKVWICRGEKFGKQDLTPDFTKPKTKHRPNKRTGRRK; encoded by the coding sequence ATGGGACAAAAAATAAATCCGATAAGTAACAGATTAGGTATTATCAGAGGTTGGGACTCAAACTGGTTCGGTGGTGATAAATATGCAGATAAGATCAAAGAAGACAGTAAAATAAGAAAATATCTCCAAACTCGTTTAGCTAAAGCAGGTATATCAAGAATAATTATTGACAGAACTTTAAAACTAATTACTGTTACAATAACAACTTCAAGACCGGGAATTATTATTGGTAAAGGAGGTCAGGAAGTTGATAAATTAAAAGAAGAATTAAAAAAGATAACAGGAGGGAAAGATATTCAAATTAATATTTTTGAAATAAAAAAACCTGAATTAGATGCAGTTATTGTTGCTGAAAATATTGCAAAGCAAATAGAAGGTAACATTGCATACAGGCGTGCTGTAAAAATGGCAATTTCTTCTTCAATGAGAATGGGTGCTGAAGGAATTAAAGTTATGGTTTCAGGTAGGCTGAACGGAGCTGAAATGGCCAGAAACGAAATGTATAAAGAAGGTAGAACGCCTTTACATACTTTACGTGCAGATATTGATTATCATATTGCTGAAGCTTTAACAAAAGTTGGTTTAGTCGGAGTTAAAGTTTGGATTTGCAGAGGTGAAAAATTCGGAAAACAAGATCTTACTCCTGATTTTACAAAACCTAAAACAAAACACAGACCAAATAAAAGAACCGGAAGAAGAAAATAA
- the rplC gene encoding 50S ribosomal protein L3, with product MFGLIGKKIGMTSVFSAEGNNIPCTVLEAGPCVVTQIKTLDNDGYEAIQLAYDEKKEKRTNKAEMGHFKNAKTSPKRKIVEFPLEEAGADYKVGDTVTVETFFNDTWVDVTGYSKGKGFQGVVKRYNFKGVGDATHGQHNRLRAPGSLGASSYPSRVFKGMRMAGRMGNDRVKVINSRVLKVIPENNIIIVKGSVPGSKGSYIIITK from the coding sequence ATGTTCGGATTAATTGGAAAAAAAATCGGAATGACATCCGTTTTCAGTGCCGAGGGAAATAATATTCCATGCACTGTTTTAGAAGCCGGACCATGCGTTGTTACTCAAATAAAAACATTAGACAACGATGGTTATGAAGCAATCCAGCTTGCTTATGACGAAAAAAAGGAAAAGAGAACAAATAAAGCAGAAATGGGACATTTCAAAAATGCTAAAACTTCTCCGAAAAGAAAGATAGTTGAATTTCCTCTTGAAGAAGCAGGAGCAGATTATAAAGTTGGTGATACAGTTACTGTTGAAACTTTTTTTAATGATACATGGGTAGATGTTACAGGTTATTCTAAAGGAAAAGGTTTTCAAGGTGTTGTAAAAAGATATAATTTTAAAGGAGTTGGTGATGCTACTCACGGACAACATAACAGATTAAGAGCACCCGGGTCTCTCGGAGCTTCATCATATCCGTCAAGAGTATTTAAAGGTATGAGAATGGCAGGAAGAATGGGTAATGATAGAGTTAAAGTTATTAACTCACGTGTATTAAAAGTTATTCCGGAGAATAATATTATAATAGTTAAAGGATCCGTACCGGGTTCAAAAGGATCATACATAATAATTACGAAGTAA
- the fusA gene encoding elongation factor G → MVSDLKHTRNIGIMAHIDAGKTTTTERILYYTGINYKIGEVHDGLATMDWMEQEQERGITITSAATTTYWDVNDQKYKINIIDTPGHVDFTVEVERSLRVLDGAVAIFCAVGGVEPQSETVWRQADKYSVPRIAFVNKMDRLGADFFGVVDQIKEKLGGNAVPIQIPIGSEDDYTGVVDLLERKAINWKDDDQLGMNYEISEVPEDLKETVEEWREKLIESVIEFDEEMMERFFEDRSSITIEEFKAVARKAVLNKEIVPVLCGSAFKNKGIQKLLDTIVEFLPSPLDIPPIKGINPKNDYEVERKADKDEPLSALVFKIAADKFIGKLAYIRVYSGSIKAKENVYNPRTNKRVRLANIYQMHANKQIAIEEVFAGDICTVVGFKDIQTGDTLTSEYKKVILENINFPEPVIGVVIEPKAQKDIDKLNASLQTLSEEDPTFKVKIDKNTGQRIISGMGELHLEVLIDRLDREFNVKCNQGKPQVSYKEAITAVVEHQEIFNKETGGKGRFADIKVRVSPFENKEDKFLFINKLDDSIIPKIFIPAIEKGFYQAMSNGTIAGYPLDNLKVELIGGSYNDEDSDELSFEIAARQAFRNAIVKAKPILLEPIMDVEIVTPGEYLGDIVSDLNKRRAKINGTTERTNVQVISASAPLSEMFGYVTILRTLSSGRASSTMEFSHYGEIDTKISDKIIARLTGKIFV, encoded by the coding sequence ATGGTATCAGATTTAAAACATACACGTAATATTGGCATCATGGCTCACATTGATGCCGGTAAAACTACAACAACCGAAAGGATATTGTATTATACCGGTATTAATTATAAAATAGGTGAAGTTCATGATGGTCTTGCTACAATGGATTGGATGGAGCAAGAGCAAGAACGCGGTATTACAATTACTTCTGCTGCTACAACAACATATTGGGATGTTAATGATCAAAAATATAAAATAAATATCATTGATACTCCCGGGCATGTCGATTTTACTGTTGAAGTCGAAAGATCATTAAGAGTGCTGGACGGTGCAGTTGCAATATTTTGTGCCGTAGGAGGCGTTGAACCACAATCTGAAACAGTTTGGAGACAAGCTGATAAATATAGTGTTCCGAGAATTGCATTTGTTAATAAAATGGATCGTCTCGGAGCTGATTTTTTTGGTGTAGTTGACCAAATTAAGGAAAAATTAGGCGGAAATGCAGTTCCCATACAAATACCAATAGGGTCTGAAGATGATTATACGGGTGTTGTTGATCTTCTCGAAAGAAAAGCAATAAATTGGAAAGATGATGACCAATTGGGGATGAATTATGAAATTTCTGAAGTCCCTGAAGATTTAAAAGAAACTGTTGAAGAGTGGAGAGAGAAATTGATAGAAAGCGTTATTGAATTTGATGAAGAAATGATGGAACGTTTTTTTGAAGACAGAAGTTCAATTACAATTGAAGAATTCAAAGCTGTTGCAAGAAAAGCAGTGTTAAATAAGGAAATCGTACCTGTACTGTGCGGTTCTGCATTTAAAAATAAAGGTATTCAAAAATTACTTGATACTATAGTAGAGTTTCTTCCAAGCCCGTTAGATATCCCACCGATAAAAGGCATCAATCCGAAAAATGATTATGAAGTAGAACGAAAAGCTGATAAAGATGAACCTTTATCTGCATTAGTTTTTAAAATAGCAGCTGATAAATTTATCGGTAAATTAGCTTATATCAGGGTATATTCAGGATCAATTAAGGCAAAAGAGAATGTATATAACCCAAGAACAAATAAGAGAGTAAGACTTGCAAACATTTACCAAATGCATGCAAATAAGCAAATTGCAATAGAGGAAGTTTTTGCAGGTGATATTTGTACTGTTGTAGGATTTAAAGATATTCAAACAGGTGATACATTAACATCTGAATATAAGAAAGTTATTCTTGAAAATATTAATTTCCCGGAGCCTGTTATCGGAGTAGTTATAGAGCCGAAAGCACAGAAAGATATTGATAAATTAAATGCTTCATTACAAACTCTTTCAGAAGAAGATCCTACATTTAAGGTTAAAATTGACAAAAATACCGGACAAAGAATTATATCCGGAATGGGAGAACTTCACCTTGAGGTATTAATTGACAGACTTGATAGAGAATTCAATGTGAAATGTAATCAAGGAAAACCTCAAGTATCATACAAAGAAGCAATAACAGCTGTTGTTGAGCATCAAGAAATATTTAATAAAGAAACAGGAGGTAAAGGGAGATTTGCAGATATTAAAGTGCGAGTTTCTCCTTTTGAGAATAAAGAAGATAAATTCTTATTCATAAATAAGCTTGATGATTCAATAATTCCAAAAATATTTATTCCGGCAATTGAGAAAGGGTTTTATCAAGCAATGAGCAACGGTACTATTGCAGGATATCCGCTGGATAATTTAAAAGTTGAATTAATAGGAGGCTCTTATAATGATGAAGATTCTGATGAATTATCATTTGAGATTGCTGCAAGACAAGCATTCAGAAATGCAATCGTAAAAGCAAAACCAATACTTTTAGAACCGATTATGGATGTTGAAATAGTAACCCCCGGTGAATATTTGGGAGATATTGTCTCTGACTTAAATAAAAGAAGAGCAAAAATCAACGGTACAACTGAAAGAACAAATGTACAAGTTATCAGTGCATCTGCTCCTTTATCAGAAATGTTTGGTTATGTTACAATTTTAAGAACTTTAAGTTCCGGAAGAGCATCTTCAACTATGGAATTTTCACATTACGGAGAAATTGATACAAAGATATCAGATAAAATAATTGCAAGATTAACGGGAAAAATATTTGTTTAA
- the rplN gene encoding 50S ribosomal protein L14, with translation MIQQESRINVADNSGAKEVLVIRVLGGTKKRYASIGDKVVVTVKSAIPSSEIKKGTVTRGVIVRTKKEIRRKDGSYIRFDDNAVVLLNAAGEMRGTRVFGPIPRELRKTNMKIISLAPEVL, from the coding sequence ATGATACAACAAGAAAGCAGAATAAATGTAGCTGATAATAGTGGTGCTAAAGAAGTGCTGGTTATCAGAGTATTAGGCGGAACAAAAAAACGATATGCATCTATTGGAGATAAAGTAGTTGTTACCGTTAAAAGTGCAATCCCGTCAAGCGAAATAAAGAAAGGGACAGTAACCAGAGGTGTTATTGTAAGAACAAAAAAGGAAATTAGAAGAAAAGACGGATCCTATATCAGATTTGATGATAATGCTGTTGTTCTTTTAAATGCTGCCGGTGAGATGAGAGGCACTCGTGTTTTCGGCCCTATTCCGAGAGAGTTAAGAAAAACGAATATGAAAATAATTTCACTCGCTCCTGAAGTTTTATAA
- the rpsJ gene encoding 30S ribosomal protein S10 — protein MAQKIRIKLKSYDHNLVDNSAEKIVKTVKATGAVVSGPIPLPTKKRIFTVLRSTFVNKKSREQFQLSSFKRLIDIYSSTPKTVDALMKLELPSGVDVEIKV, from the coding sequence ATGGCACAAAAAATTAGAATAAAGTTGAAATCATACGATCACAATTTAGTTGATAATTCAGCTGAAAAGATCGTAAAAACTGTGAAAGCAACAGGTGCAGTTGTAAGCGGGCCAATCCCCTTACCAACTAAAAAAAGAATTTTTACTGTATTAAGATCAACATTTGTAAATAAAAAATCAAGAGAACAATTTCAATTGTCTTCTTTTAAAAGATTGATTGATATATACAGTTCAACTCCAAAAACTGTTGATGCACTAATGAAACTGGAACTTCCGAGTGGAGTTGATGTTGAAATTAAAGTTTGA
- the rplV gene encoding 50S ribosomal protein L22 has protein sequence MSARKKQRAEQIKEAKKNQYFAILRNCPTSPRKMRLVADLIRGEEILKALDILKYNPKEASGRLEKLLKSAIANWENKNEGKKPEDHYLFIKEIRVDSAGMLKRYRPAPQGRAHRIRKRSNHVTLFIDSKEKL, from the coding sequence ATGAGTGCACGTAAAAAACAAAGAGCAGAACAAATTAAGGAAGCAAAAAAGAATCAATATTTTGCGATTCTTAGAAATTGTCCGACCTCTCCCAGAAAAATGAGATTGGTTGCTGATTTAATTCGAGGTGAAGAAATTTTGAAAGCTCTTGATATTTTGAAATATAATCCGAAAGAAGCTTCAGGCAGATTAGAAAAATTATTAAAATCTGCAATTGCTAATTGGGAAAATAAAAATGAAGGTAAAAAACCTGAAGATCATTATCTTTTTATAAAAGAAATACGTGTTGATTCGGCAGGAATGCTTAAAAGATACAGACCTGCACCGCAGGGTAGAGCACACAGAATAAGAAAGCGGTCAAATCACGTAACTTTATTTATTGACAGTAAAGAAAAATTATAA